The following proteins are encoded in a genomic region of Brachypodium distachyon strain Bd21 chromosome 1, Brachypodium_distachyon_v3.0, whole genome shotgun sequence:
- the LOC100845431 gene encoding probable mitochondrial adenine nucleotide transporter BTL3, giving the protein MSWLEMWLPYAGEGAAGGLFLDGGDAAAHGALLAAMPGCSASFGVPRRRRRGTSPGFLSMTISVKGGRGLVSAPVGLLASGEEKGGAEEADGLIAGRRDEEVVVDEDGKLAKKEARSGAGAMNTTKHLWAGAVAAMVSRTVVAPLERLKLEYIVRGEQRNLFELIQVIASTQGLKGFWKGNFVNILRTAPFKAVNFYAYDSYRKQLLKWSGNEETTNFERFIAGASAGVTATIMCIPMDTIRTKMVAPGGEALGGVIGVARHMIQTEGIFSLYKGLVPSLISMAPSGAVFYGVYDILKMAYLHSPEGKKRISMMKQQGQGANALDQLELGTVRTLLYGAIAGCCAEAATYPFEVVRRQLQLQVKATKMNALATCLKIVDQGGVPALYVGLIPSLLQVLPSASISYFVYELMKIVLKVE; this is encoded by the exons ATGTCGTGGCTGGAGATGTGGCTGCCTTACGCTGGCGAAGGGGCGGCCGGGGGGCTGTTCCTCGACGgtggcgacgcggcggcgcacggcgcGCTCCTCGCGGCGATGCCCGGCTGCTCGGCGTCGTTCggagtgcctcggcggcggcggcgggggacgTCTCCGGGGTTCCTCTCGATGACGATTTCGGTCAAGGGGGGCAGGGGGCTCGTGTCGGCCCCGGTGGGGCTGCTCGCGagcggggaggagaagggcggagcggaggaggcggatgGGTTGATTGCGGGGAGGAGGGACGAGGAGGTGGTAGTGGATGAGGATGGGAAGTTGGCGAAGAAGGAGGCTCGTTCTGGAGCGGGCGCCATGAACACGACGAAGCATCTCTGGGCGGGAGCCGTCGCTGCCATGGTCTCGAG AACAGTTGTTGCTCCTCTTGAGAGGTTAAAGTTGGAGTATATAGTTCGTGGTGAGCAGAGGAATCTATTTGAGCTTATCCAAGTGATTGCATCAACACAAGGGTTGAAAGGCTTTTGGAAAGGGAATTTTGTCAACATCCTCCGTACTGCTCCGTTTAAGGCAGTTAATTTCTATGCATATGACAGTTACAGAAAGCAACTGCTCAAATGGTCCGGTAATGAAGAAACTACAAACTTTGAGAGGTTTATTGCTGGTGCTTCTGCTGGCGTTACAGCCACGATAATGTGCATACCCATGGATACG ATTAGGACAAAGATGGTAGCACCTGGTGGTGAAGCTTTAGGTGGGGTTATTGGGGTTGCCCGCCACATGATCCAGACTGAAGGAATTTTCTCGCTGTACAAGGGATTAGTGCCTTCACTTATTAGCATGGCGCCCTCTGGTGCTGTATTCTATGGAGTGTATGACATATTGAAGATGGCTTATCTGCATTCCCCAGAAGGAAAGAAGAGGATATCAATGATGAAGCAACAAGGTCAAGGTGCAAATGCATTAGACCAGCTTGAATTGGGTACTGTTAGGACCTTACTCTATGGGGCTATTGCTGGTTGCTGTGCCGAAGCCGCTACATACCCTTTTGAAGTAGTTAGGAGGCAGCTACAGTTGCAAGTCAAAGCAACGAAGATGAATGCACTTGCAACTTGCCTTAAGATTGTTGATCAAGGTGGAGTACCGGCACTTTATGTTGGCTTGATCCCGAGCTTGTTACAG gTTCTGCCGTCGGCATCTATCAGCTATTTTGTATACGAGTTGATGAAGATAGTCCTGAAAGTGGAATGA
- the LOC100843325 gene encoding uncharacterized protein LOC100843325, whose protein sequence is MVSLQSALLPEAKRPPCLSFVDTSVVASTATSKKRKQRDGEGDIEDEEEECGIELNFDAAPLPLEWQRCLDIKSGQIHYYNTRTHKRTSKDPRRQSAPAAPAPAALEEDEAANYCGPPGLDLDLNLAFEPRRRTTQPVVAREKKAAIVAKPAAEAKPSAADEAPGMEMVAAVCMRCHMLVMMSRACPACPNCKFLHPMMTTSGRGGSSSPTPGPEPAPLKLGLQLLCCRD, encoded by the exons ATGGTGTCGTTGCAGTCGGCGCTCCTGCCGGAGGCCAAGCGGCCGCCGTGCCTCTCCTTCGTCGACACCAGCGTCGtcgcctccaccgccaccaGCAAGAAGCGCAAGCAGCGGGACGGCGAGGGCGATATtgaagatgaggaggaggagtgcgGCATCGAGCTCAATTTCGACGCCGCGCCGCTCCCCCTCGAGTGGCAACGCTGCCTCGACATCAAG TCGGGGCAGATCCACTACTACAACACCAGGACGCACAAGAGGACGTCCAAGGACCCGAGACGGCAGagcgcccccgccgcccccgcgcccGCGGCGCTGGAAGAGGACGAGGCCGCGAATTACTGCGGGCCGCCTGGGCTGGACCTGGACCTCAACCTGGCCTTCGAGCCGCGGCGCCGGACAACGCAGCCCGTCGTGGCCCGCGAGAAGAAGGCGGCCATCGTCGCCAAGCCGGCCGCCGAGGCGAAGCCATCAGCGGCCGACGAGGCGCCCGGCATGGAGATGGTCGCGGCCGTGTGCATGCGGTGCCacatgctggtgatgatgtCCCGCGCGTGCCCGGCCTGCCCCAACTGCAAGTTCCTGCACCCGATGATGACTACAAGCGGCCGCGGCGGGTCGTCGTCTCCGACGCCGGGGCCGGAACCGGCGCCTCTCAAGCTCGGGCTCCAGCTGCTCTGCTGCAGGGACTAG